From Bosea sp. NBC_00550, the proteins below share one genomic window:
- the fliN gene encoding flagellar motor switch protein FliN: MSQENDLNLPPLNQADLSFDQNQTSVARSGPVPVKTAEDLEQVFDVPVMVSAVLGSSKVAVGDLLQIVPGTVLELDRRVGEAIDIFVNERLVARGEVVVVEDRLGVTMTEIIKADR, translated from the coding sequence ATGAGCCAGGAGAACGATCTCAACCTGCCGCCGCTGAACCAGGCCGATCTGTCGTTCGACCAGAACCAGACCTCGGTCGCACGGTCCGGCCCGGTCCCGGTCAAGACGGCCGAGGATCTCGAGCAGGTCTTCGACGTTCCCGTCATGGTTTCGGCCGTGCTCGGGTCGTCGAAGGTCGCGGTGGGAGACCTGCTCCAGATCGTGCCGGGCACGGTGCTGGAACTCGACCGGCGTGTCGGCGAGGCGATCGACATCTTCGTCAACGAGCGGCTGGTGGCGCGCGGCGAAGTCGTCGTCGTCGAGGACCGGCTCGGCGTGACCATGACGGAAATCATCAAGGCGGACCGGTGA
- a CDS encoding flagellar hook assembly protein FlgD encodes MAVSGASSSSSTSNNTTVNGSTSGIANNFDQFLLLLTTQLKNQSPLDPLDTNQFTAQLVQFAGVEQQLKTNETLGSLLSLSAAGTATNAVGFIGAKITADGATTRLIEGKAEWKVNMASAGTGTVTIKDSKGNVVQTATKTLVAGDQTYSWDGTTSTGTKAPDGEYTITIDAKNVAGEAVTAKTQISGIVDGVDFTSSIPMLKIGSISVPIDKVKSVVRSE; translated from the coding sequence ATGGCGGTTTCCGGGGCAAGCAGCTCGTCCAGCACATCCAACAACACCACGGTCAACGGTAGCACCTCCGGGATCGCCAACAATTTCGACCAGTTCCTGCTACTGCTGACGACGCAGCTCAAGAACCAGTCGCCGCTGGATCCGCTCGACACCAACCAGTTCACGGCCCAGCTCGTGCAGTTCGCCGGTGTCGAGCAGCAGCTCAAGACCAACGAGACGCTGGGCTCGCTGCTCAGCCTCAGCGCTGCCGGAACGGCGACGAACGCGGTCGGCTTCATCGGCGCCAAGATCACGGCGGACGGCGCCACGACGCGGCTGATCGAGGGCAAGGCCGAGTGGAAGGTCAACATGGCCTCGGCGGGAACCGGAACCGTCACGATCAAGGATTCGAAGGGCAACGTCGTCCAGACCGCCACCAAGACCCTGGTCGCCGGAGACCAGACCTATAGCTGGGACGGCACGACCTCGACCGGCACCAAGGCGCCGGATGGCGAGTACACGATCACGATCGACGCCAAGAACGTCGCGGGCGAGGCCGTCACGGCGAAGACGCAGATCAGCGGCATCGTCGACGGCGTCGATTTCACCTCCTCGATCCCGATGCTGAAGATCGGCTCGATCAGCGTGCCGATCGACAAGGTGAAGAGCGTGGTGCGCAGCGAGTGA
- the fliK gene encoding flagellar hook-length control protein FliK codes for MSIQPVITNQRASEVSASRRRGGADEGGEAFALPEQKEGEVADAEKGDTAKAAEKIAVIEEAAAAGQAEKPAVTASGKGEFVVKPDIAVAKPSAQQPAGSQPETAVPTTRADFLIAMAAAQAEAAAAAGAAGEGTPKADGKPAVPEGEEKAVDRKDDKAAADGASQNLGAVDIKVTVVPPPVVMPALALPVATSAAGDAPKQAEKASAIAVGVGAKPQQAAPLTPGFIAPAPVSADAASTAGEGEGAIALGKATVDAGHVAGVKNSEEQFATGAGAKVEGPSAAAAPAPADPKPLENLQQLLGPLDLSSMLQQAGGKPGQDRLVQPLDPNVMPNGAATAQSQANATGQPTPIHVVPIEIGLRAMSGAKQFDIRLDPDELGRVDVNLSISDKGEVSARLVVDRVETLHLLQRDARTLERAFEQAGLKPSDGGVDISLRDPSDQSAFRQNRQHDEAPQRPRLPHGAELADDASLSNDPVPQRRLVRLGGVDLSI; via the coding sequence ATGTCGATCCAGCCTGTCATCACCAATCAGCGAGCTTCGGAAGTTTCCGCCTCGCGCCGTCGCGGCGGTGCGGATGAGGGCGGAGAGGCCTTTGCCCTGCCGGAGCAGAAGGAAGGCGAGGTTGCGGACGCCGAGAAGGGCGACACCGCCAAAGCCGCAGAAAAGATCGCCGTGATCGAGGAAGCTGCTGCCGCCGGTCAGGCTGAAAAGCCCGCGGTGACGGCGAGCGGGAAGGGCGAGTTCGTCGTCAAGCCGGATATCGCGGTGGCCAAGCCATCCGCGCAACAGCCGGCGGGATCGCAGCCGGAGACGGCCGTGCCGACCACGCGGGCCGATTTTCTCATCGCCATGGCGGCGGCGCAGGCCGAAGCCGCCGCTGCCGCCGGTGCTGCTGGTGAGGGAACGCCGAAGGCCGACGGAAAGCCGGCAGTGCCCGAAGGCGAGGAAAAGGCGGTCGACCGCAAAGACGATAAAGCTGCCGCCGATGGCGCAAGCCAGAACCTGGGCGCGGTGGACATCAAAGTCACCGTCGTGCCGCCGCCCGTTGTTATGCCGGCCCTCGCGCTGCCGGTCGCGACATCTGCTGCCGGCGATGCACCGAAGCAGGCTGAAAAAGCGTCTGCCATTGCTGTGGGCGTCGGAGCAAAGCCCCAACAGGCAGCGCCTCTGACACCCGGCTTCATCGCCCCCGCTCCGGTCTCGGCGGATGCCGCCTCGACGGCTGGAGAGGGCGAAGGAGCCATTGCGTTGGGCAAGGCGACCGTCGATGCCGGGCATGTCGCCGGAGTCAAGAATTCCGAGGAGCAGTTTGCCACCGGCGCCGGCGCCAAGGTGGAGGGGCCAAGCGCGGCCGCTGCGCCGGCGCCCGCCGATCCGAAGCCGCTCGAAAACCTGCAGCAGCTCCTTGGTCCGCTCGATCTGTCGAGCATGCTGCAACAGGCGGGCGGCAAGCCGGGGCAGGACCGCCTCGTCCAGCCGCTCGATCCGAACGTGATGCCCAACGGAGCCGCGACGGCACAATCGCAGGCAAACGCGACCGGCCAGCCGACGCCGATTCATGTCGTGCCGATCGAGATCGGGCTGCGCGCCATGTCCGGCGCGAAGCAGTTCGACATCCGCCTCGATCCCGACGAGCTCGGCCGCGTCGACGTCAACCTGTCGATTTCCGACAAGGGCGAGGTCAGCGCCAGGCTGGTCGTCGACCGCGTCGAGACCCTGCATCTCTTGCAGCGCGATGCCCGCACGCTGGAACGCGCCTTCGAGCAGGCGGGCCTGAAGCCGTCCGACGGCGGCGTCGACATCAGCCTGCGCGACCCTTCCGATCAGTCGGCTTTCCGCCAGAATCGCCAGCATGACGAGGCGCCGCAGCGTCCGCGCCTGCCGCATGGCGCGGAACTGGCTGATGATGCCTCCCTTTCCAACGATCCCGTCCCGCAGCGCCGCCTCGTGCGGCTCGGCGGCGTCGATCTCAGCATCTAA
- the flbD gene encoding sigma-54-dependent transcriptional regulator FlbD: MRLIIAGGLKGQIIAAAKIAMSHGAAVTHTEGLEQTLAVLRSKGADLLMIDVVQPIAAYVAALEAERIRTPIVACGTSTDARAAVAAIQAGAREYVPLPPDPELIAAVLEAVAADQSSLIWRDPAMERVVQLASQIARSEAPVLVTGESGTGKEVIARHLHQKSARKDKPFVAVNCAAIPDNLLESELFGHEKGAFTGAIARRIGKFEEAHGGTLLLDEISEMDVRLQAKLLRALQERMVDRVGGTQPVKVDIRIIATSNRNLGDAVRDGLFREDLFYRLNVVHLRLPALRERPGDILALADHFAKKYADLNGLPVRPIAADARKLLLANAWRGNVRELENTMHRAVLLASGPEIATSAVLTPEGEALSPVSTRDPAARAAQTAEAMTRSLVGNTVADVERELILDTLDHCLGNRTHAAKILGISIRTLRNKLSEYTASGVAVAEPGQTRISAA, encoded by the coding sequence ATGCGCCTCATCATCGCCGGCGGTCTCAAGGGACAGATCATCGCCGCGGCCAAGATCGCGATGTCGCACGGAGCGGCCGTGACGCATACCGAAGGGCTCGAACAGACCCTCGCGGTGCTGCGCTCCAAGGGCGCCGACCTGCTGATGATCGATGTCGTGCAGCCGATCGCAGCCTATGTGGCGGCGCTGGAAGCCGAGCGCATCCGCACCCCCATCGTCGCCTGCGGCACCTCGACCGATGCCCGCGCGGCTGTCGCGGCGATCCAGGCGGGTGCGCGCGAATACGTACCGCTGCCGCCCGATCCGGAACTGATCGCGGCAGTACTGGAGGCTGTCGCCGCCGACCAGTCCAGCCTGATCTGGCGCGATCCGGCGATGGAGCGCGTCGTGCAACTCGCCTCGCAGATCGCGCGTTCGGAGGCACCGGTCCTCGTCACGGGTGAGAGCGGCACCGGCAAGGAGGTAATCGCCCGTCATCTGCACCAGAAATCGGCGCGCAAGGACAAGCCTTTCGTAGCGGTGAACTGCGCGGCCATCCCCGACAACCTGCTCGAATCCGAGCTGTTCGGCCATGAGAAGGGCGCCTTCACCGGCGCCATCGCGCGCCGGATCGGCAAGTTCGAGGAGGCCCATGGCGGCACGCTGCTGCTCGACGAAATCTCCGAGATGGACGTCCGTCTGCAGGCCAAGCTGCTGCGCGCGCTGCAGGAGCGCATGGTCGACCGTGTCGGCGGCACGCAGCCGGTCAAGGTCGATATCCGTATCATCGCGACCTCGAACCGCAATCTCGGGGACGCCGTGCGCGACGGGCTGTTCCGCGAGGACCTGTTCTACCGGCTGAACGTGGTGCATCTGCGCCTGCCGGCGCTGCGCGAGCGGCCGGGCGACATCCTGGCGCTGGCGGACCATTTCGCCAAGAAATACGCCGATCTGAATGGTCTGCCGGTGCGGCCGATCGCAGCCGATGCGCGCAAGCTTCTGCTCGCCAATGCCTGGCGCGGCAATGTGCGTGAGCTGGAGAACACCATGCACCGGGCGGTGCTGCTGGCCAGCGGGCCGGAGATCGCCACCTCGGCAGTGCTGACGCCGGAGGGCGAGGCGCTATCGCCCGTTTCGACGCGCGATCCGGCCGCGCGGGCGGCACAGACGGCTGAAGCGATGACGCGTTCGCTGGTCGGGAACACCGTCGCCGATGTCGAGCGCGAGCTGATCCTCGATACGCTCGATCATTGTCTCGGCAATCGCACGCATGCGGCCAAGATCCTGGGAATCTCGATCCGCACGCTGCGTAACAAGCTCAGCGAATACACCGCCTCCGGCGTCGCCGTGGCGGAGCCGGGTCAGACGCGCATCAGCGCAGCCTGA
- a CDS encoding class I SAM-dependent methyltransferase, with amino-acid sequence MPVTYDLDGQKRVYATWAKFYDKIYQGMLARPQREAVAAACACGPDILEIGVGTGLTLPYFTPNSRVLGADLSLDMLKVAHRKVTSQKLDHVRGLMVMDACRLGFDAEQFDAVTAQFVITLVPDPEQALAEMDRVLKPGGEIIVSSRLVDDGGLLAPFWSALAPVSKAIGWSSDFKVSRLTDWAKATGRYETVHVGRGYFKVVRLRKLASADKSRSEA; translated from the coding sequence ATGCCGGTGACTTACGATCTCGACGGCCAGAAGCGCGTCTACGCGACCTGGGCCAAATTCTACGACAAGATCTATCAGGGCATGCTGGCGCGCCCGCAGCGGGAAGCCGTGGCCGCGGCCTGCGCCTGCGGCCCGGATATCCTCGAAATCGGCGTCGGCACGGGCCTCACCCTGCCCTACTTCACACCGAATTCGCGCGTCCTCGGTGCCGACCTCTCGCTCGACATGCTCAAGGTGGCGCATCGCAAGGTCACGAGTCAGAAGCTCGATCATGTGCGCGGTTTGATGGTGATGGACGCCTGCCGGCTCGGCTTCGACGCCGAGCAGTTCGACGCCGTCACCGCACAGTTCGTGATCACCCTCGTGCCCGATCCCGAGCAGGCCCTCGCCGAGATGGACCGCGTGCTGAAGCCGGGCGGCGAGATCATCGTGTCGAGCCGCCTCGTCGACGATGGCGGCCTCCTCGCTCCGTTCTGGAGCGCGCTTGCGCCCGTGTCCAAGGCCATCGGCTGGAGTTCGGATTTCAAGGTCAGCCGCCTGACCGATTGGGCGAAGGCGACGGGGCGCTATGAAACGGTCCATGTCGGGCGCGGCTATTTCAAGGTCGTCCGGCTGCGCAAGCTCGCTTCTGCCGATAAGTCGCGATCCGAGGCTTGA
- the sciP gene encoding CtrA inhibitor SciP, with product MTEPLRPRVKYVIGPDGSPLTIADLPPMNTRRWVIRRKAEVVAAVRGGLLSLEEACQRYTLTVDEFLSWQMSIDQHGLAGLRTTRIQHYRQ from the coding sequence ATGACCGAGCCATTGCGACCGCGGGTGAAATACGTGATCGGACCGGACGGAAGTCCGCTGACGATCGCGGATCTCCCGCCGATGAATACAAGGCGCTGGGTCATCCGGCGGAAGGCTGAGGTGGTGGCCGCTGTACGCGGCGGCCTCCTGAGCCTCGAGGAAGCGTGCCAGCGCTACACGCTGACCGTCGACGAGTTCCTGAGCTGGCAGATGTCGATCGACCAGCACGGCCTCGCCGGGCTTCGGACGACCCGGATCCAGCACTACCGCCAATAA
- a CDS encoding FliH/SctL family protein, translated as MASATKFMFGADFREGGRKAAGEAELAAARDEGFHAGHEQARREAEAQLTGLTGQIARSAERLFAQEAARTAALEEHAAHVALVTAKALAGAALADKPMAALAGAVRECLSHARTAPHLVLRVNEAMVEPAEELARKLTAEHGFSGKLIVLGQADIAPGDGRIEWAEGGFVLDSQQLSALVEQAVARVFGHGQAEP; from the coding sequence ATGGCCTCCGCGACGAAATTCATGTTCGGGGCGGATTTCCGCGAAGGCGGTCGAAAGGCCGCCGGCGAGGCCGAGCTCGCGGCAGCGCGGGACGAGGGCTTCCATGCCGGCCATGAGCAGGCACGCCGGGAAGCGGAGGCGCAGCTCACCGGCCTGACGGGCCAGATCGCGCGTTCGGCCGAGCGGCTCTTCGCGCAGGAGGCGGCTCGCACCGCGGCGCTGGAGGAGCATGCCGCGCATGTCGCCCTCGTGACCGCAAAGGCGCTGGCAGGTGCCGCGCTGGCGGATAAGCCGATGGCTGCGCTGGCGGGAGCCGTACGCGAATGCCTGAGCCACGCCAGGACGGCGCCGCATCTCGTGCTGCGGGTCAACGAGGCGATGGTCGAGCCGGCCGAGGAGTTGGCTCGCAAGCTTACGGCCGAGCACGGCTTCTCCGGAAAGCTGATCGTGCTCGGTCAGGCCGACATCGCGCCTGGGGACGGGCGCATCGAATGGGCGGAGGGCGGTTTCGTCCTCGACAGCCAGCAGCTTTCGGCCCTGGTCGAGCAGGCGGTCGCGCGCGTGTTCGGCCATGGCCAGGCGGAACCATGA
- the fliG gene encoding flagellar motor switch protein FliG — protein sequence MAEPRSIATRSTSLQDSIEGGGFGVTTIAEMSGPQRAAVILLVLGEDHGRTIWREFDDDEIRIITRAMAELGTVDADEVERLMLDFVGKLSSAGAVTGSFDRTISLLEKILPSDQVALIMEEIRGPAGRNMWQKLGNIDAVVLANFLKNEYPQTIAVILSKIRPEHAANVLRNLPNDLSIEVVGRMLRLESVQKEALDHIENTLRTEFVSTLTQTRRRDPHEMMAEIFNGFDRQTEMRFLSALDASNQESAERIRALMFTFEDLAKLDPAGLQTLMRQVDKDTLARALKGASQSMRDFFFGAMSQRAAKNMQDDMEGLGPLRLKEVDEAQTKLVQMTKDLADKGEIVLSKGNADDELVY from the coding sequence ATGGCTGAGCCACGATCCATCGCAACGCGTAGCACATCCCTCCAGGACAGCATCGAGGGTGGCGGCTTCGGCGTGACCACCATCGCCGAGATGAGCGGCCCGCAGCGTGCGGCCGTGATCCTGCTCGTCCTCGGCGAGGACCATGGCCGGACGATCTGGCGGGAGTTCGACGACGACGAGATCCGCATCATCACGCGCGCCATGGCGGAGCTCGGCACGGTCGATGCGGACGAGGTCGAGCGACTGATGCTTGATTTTGTCGGGAAGCTCTCCAGCGCCGGCGCCGTCACCGGCTCCTTCGACCGCACGATCTCGCTGCTCGAGAAGATCCTGCCGAGCGATCAGGTCGCGCTGATCATGGAGGAAATCCGCGGGCCGGCCGGCCGCAACATGTGGCAGAAGCTCGGCAACATCGATGCCGTCGTGCTCGCGAATTTCCTGAAGAACGAATATCCGCAGACCATTGCCGTGATCCTGTCCAAGATCCGGCCGGAGCATGCCGCCAACGTGCTGCGCAACCTGCCGAACGACCTGTCCATCGAGGTGGTCGGACGCATGCTGCGGCTGGAATCGGTGCAGAAGGAAGCGCTCGACCATATCGAGAATACGCTGCGGACCGAATTCGTCTCGACCTTGACCCAGACGCGTCGCCGCGATCCGCACGAGATGATGGCCGAGATCTTCAACGGGTTCGACCGGCAGACCGAGATGCGCTTCCTCTCGGCACTCGACGCCTCGAACCAGGAATCGGCCGAGCGTATCCGCGCCCTGATGTTCACCTTCGAGGACCTCGCCAAGCTCGACCCGGCCGGGTTGCAGACGCTGATGCGCCAGGTCGACAAGGACACGCTGGCGCGCGCGCTCAAGGGTGCGAGCCAATCGATGCGGGACTTCTTCTTCGGCGCGATGTCGCAGCGCGCGGCGAAGAACATGCAGGACGACATGGAAGGTCTCGGACCCCTCCGCCTCAAGGAGGTCGACGAGGCCCAGACCAAGCTCGTCCAGATGACGAAGGACCTGGCGGACAAGGGCGAGATCGTCCTGTCCAAGGGCAATGCCGACGACGAGCTGGTGTACTGA
- the mnmA gene encoding tRNA 2-thiouridine(34) synthase MnmA, with protein MTTTRNSLDIAKPPAATRVVAAMSGGVDSSVVAALLKREGYDVIGVTLQLYDHGAAVHRAGACCAGQDIHDARRVAEAIGIPHYVLDYESRFRDAVIERFAESYLAGETPIPCVECNRTVKFRDLLDLAKELGADALATGHYVVSRDLGNDHRGLFRAADASRDQSYFLYATTQEQLDLLRFPLGHIDKAQTRALAAELGLAIADKPDSQDICFVPNGRYADVIERLKPGAARPGDIVHLDGRVLGHHDGVLHYTVGQRKGLGISATEPLYVLRLDADDARVIVGPREALSVREIRLRDLNWLGETALDDLPLAGLDVAVRVRSTRAPREARLFRDEEGLRIELVSDEEGVSPGQACVIYADAGPGSRVLGGGTILRRPLVLPAASAQAALALS; from the coding sequence ATGACGACGACCCGCAACTCTCTCGACATCGCCAAGCCGCCCGCGGCGACGCGCGTCGTCGCGGCGATGTCGGGCGGCGTCGATTCCTCCGTGGTGGCGGCCCTGCTCAAGCGAGAGGGCTACGACGTCATCGGCGTGACGCTCCAGCTTTACGACCACGGTGCCGCCGTCCACCGCGCCGGCGCCTGCTGCGCCGGCCAGGACATCCACGACGCCCGCCGCGTCGCGGAGGCGATTGGCATTCCGCACTATGTGCTCGATTACGAAAGCCGCTTCCGCGATGCGGTGATCGAGCGCTTCGCCGAAAGCTACCTCGCAGGTGAGACACCGATCCCCTGCGTCGAATGCAACCGCACCGTGAAGTTCCGTGACCTGCTCGATCTGGCGAAGGAGCTTGGAGCCGACGCGCTGGCGACCGGCCATTATGTCGTCAGCCGCGATCTCGGCAACGATCATCGCGGTCTCTTCCGCGCCGCCGACGCCAGCCGCGACCAGAGCTATTTCCTCTATGCCACGACGCAGGAGCAGCTCGACCTGCTGCGCTTCCCGCTCGGCCATATCGACAAGGCGCAGACCCGCGCTCTCGCCGCCGAACTCGGCCTCGCCATCGCCGACAAGCCCGACAGCCAGGACATCTGCTTCGTGCCGAACGGGCGCTATGCCGATGTCATCGAGCGGCTGAAGCCCGGTGCGGCCCGGCCCGGCGACATCGTCCATCTCGACGGGCGCGTCCTCGGCCATCATGACGGCGTGCTCCACTACACCGTCGGCCAGCGCAAGGGCCTCGGCATCAGCGCGACGGAACCGCTTTACGTGCTCCGGCTGGATGCCGACGACGCCCGCGTCATCGTCGGCCCGCGCGAGGCGCTGAGCGTGCGCGAGATCCGCCTGCGCGACCTGAACTGGCTCGGCGAAACCGCCCTCGACGACCTGCCACTGGCAGGGCTCGACGTAGCCGTGCGCGTCCGCTCGACCCGCGCGCCGCGCGAGGCCCGCCTGTTCCGCGACGAAGAAGGCCTGCGCATCGAACTCGTCAGCGACGAGGAAGGCGTTTCGCCCGGCCAGGCCTGCGTGATCTATGCCGATGCCGGCCCCGGCTCCCGCGTCCTCGGCGGCGGCACGATCCTGCGCCGCCCGCTCGTGCTGCCGGCCGCCTCCGCGCAGGCCGCGCTCGCCCTGTCCTGA
- the fliF gene encoding flagellar basal-body MS-ring/collar protein FliF, producing MNGLIEQFAKFGAARLAAMLAVTLALVGFFGFVMLKMSQPAMSVLFTDLSSQDVSAVLKDLDTRGVKYELRGDGQTVLVPKADVPRLRLDLAGKGIPAGGGVGYEIFDKGDAFSSTSFVQNINHLRALEGELSRSIRSISRVQAARVHLVIPERRLFERDREPPRASIALKLAGDLDAAQVRAVRHLVASAVDGLKPERVSIVDERGRLLADGAQSDQGLIGLGIEERQTAIEKRIKSQVEDIVASVVGYGRARIQVSAALDSNRVESRSESFDPESRVLRSSQNRTENSSTAEGGNGAVTVGNELPGAQQTQGTQQAQRENSSKNEEVANYEISRTTRTEVLEGGRVKKLSVAVLVDGNYTRSPAGELSYQPRNAEELDRIGELVRTAVGFDQGRGDKVEVVNLRFAEAPPPPSDVAEQTLMQQLLSFTREDLVRFAELGVISLLTLIVLMTVVRPLLKQILASDNSTVRAIPSFMRNAVLAGPDIATGDPAGPGRALAPVGSSGEIVAEDVEGPSERMLAIAQIKGQLKAQSVEKIGALVAQNPADSVAVLRSWLHEKAPA from the coding sequence GTGAACGGCCTGATCGAGCAGTTTGCCAAATTCGGCGCGGCGCGGCTGGCCGCCATGCTGGCGGTGACGCTGGCGCTCGTCGGCTTCTTCGGCTTCGTGATGCTGAAGATGTCGCAGCCGGCGATGAGCGTGCTGTTCACGGACCTGTCCAGCCAGGATGTCAGCGCGGTCCTGAAGGATCTCGACACGCGCGGGGTCAAGTACGAGCTGCGCGGCGACGGGCAGACGGTGCTGGTGCCGAAGGCCGATGTGCCGCGCCTGCGCCTCGACCTCGCCGGCAAGGGCATCCCGGCCGGCGGCGGCGTCGGCTACGAAATCTTCGACAAGGGCGACGCCTTCTCCTCGACCAGCTTCGTCCAGAACATCAACCATCTGCGCGCGCTCGAAGGCGAGCTCTCGCGCTCGATCCGCTCGATCAGCCGGGTGCAGGCAGCGCGCGTACATCTCGTCATTCCCGAGCGCCGGCTGTTCGAGCGCGATCGCGAGCCGCCGCGGGCCTCAATCGCGCTCAAGCTCGCCGGGGATCTCGATGCGGCGCAGGTCCGGGCGGTGCGCCATCTCGTCGCCTCGGCCGTCGACGGGCTGAAGCCCGAGCGCGTCTCGATAGTCGACGAGCGCGGCCGTCTGCTCGCCGACGGCGCCCAGAGCGACCAGGGCCTGATCGGGCTCGGCATCGAGGAGCGCCAGACCGCGATCGAGAAGCGCATCAAGTCGCAGGTGGAGGATATCGTCGCCAGCGTCGTCGGCTATGGCCGGGCGCGCATCCAGGTTTCGGCTGCGCTCGACAGCAATCGCGTCGAGAGCCGGTCCGAGAGCTTCGATCCGGAGAGCCGCGTTCTCCGCTCCAGCCAGAACCGCACCGAGAATTCCAGCACCGCCGAAGGCGGCAACGGCGCGGTCACGGTCGGCAACGAGCTGCCGGGCGCCCAGCAGACGCAGGGCACGCAGCAGGCGCAGCGGGAGAACTCCTCGAAGAACGAGGAGGTGGCGAATTACGAGATCTCGCGGACGACCCGCACCGAGGTGCTCGAGGGCGGCCGGGTCAAGAAGCTGTCGGTCGCCGTCCTCGTCGACGGCAATTATACCCGCAGCCCCGCCGGCGAGCTGTCCTACCAGCCGCGCAACGCCGAGGAACTCGACCGCATCGGCGAGCTTGTCCGCACGGCCGTCGGGTTCGACCAGGGTCGCGGCGACAAGGTCGAGGTCGTCAACCTGCGCTTCGCCGAGGCGCCGCCGCCACCGAGCGACGTGGCCGAGCAGACGCTGATGCAGCAGCTCCTTTCCTTCACCCGGGAGGACCTGGTCCGCTTCGCCGAGCTCGGGGTGATCTCGCTGCTGACGCTGATCGTGCTGATGACCGTGGTGCGGCCGCTCCTGAAGCAGATCCTGGCTTCAGACAACAGCACCGTGCGGGCGATCCCGTCCTTCATGCGCAATGCGGTTCTGGCCGGACCCGATATCGCGACCGGCGATCCCGCCGGCCCCGGACGTGCGCTCGCCCCGGTCGGCTCCAGTGGGGAAATCGTGGCGGAGGACGTCGAAGGCCCGTCCGAGCGGATGCTGGCGATCGCCCAGATCAAGGGCCAGCTCAAGGCGCAGTCGGTGGAAAAGATCGGGGCGCTGGTCGCGCAGAATCCGGCCGATTCGGTCGCGGTGCTGCGTAGCTGGCTCCACGAAAAAGCCCCGGCGTGA
- a CDS encoding S1 family peptidase: MFKRYSRYHRDGNGLLGFDFWWSKETAPVYGDRLVTLISGSFWASMTGAPYATVARVSYPWEIEPKSSGNPQVATAPAVPQAAPVPSPAAPPERTTTRISAGSGFFVSQAGHILTSAHVVEGCSSVVIRVDGQTAKGASVLAQVSKNDLALIKAAGSPTDVLPIRPGVRLGEGVAAFGFLI; encoded by the coding sequence ATGTTCAAGCGTTACTCTCGCTACCATCGCGATGGAAACGGCCTTCTCGGCTTCGATTTCTGGTGGAGTAAAGAGACCGCACCAGTTTACGGCGATCGATTGGTGACGTTGATCTCAGGCTCGTTCTGGGCCTCGATGACCGGTGCGCCATATGCGACTGTCGCGCGCGTGTCCTATCCATGGGAGATCGAGCCGAAGTCTAGCGGTAACCCGCAGGTAGCAACCGCCCCGGCCGTTCCGCAAGCCGCTCCGGTACCGTCCCCCGCTGCGCCGCCAGAACGGACGACAACGAGGATCTCTGCTGGGTCGGGCTTCTTCGTCAGCCAGGCCGGGCATATCCTGACAAGCGCCCATGTCGTCGAAGGCTGCTCTTCCGTAGTGATCAGGGTCGATGGCCAGACTGCAAAAGGCGCCAGCGTTCTTGCTCAGGTCAGCAAAAATGATCTCGCCCTAATCAAGGCTGCCGGGAGCCCTACAGATGTACTGCCGATACGGCCCGGTGTTCGGCTGGGCGAAGGGGTCGCGGCCTTCGGTTTTCTGATCTGA